In Sediminispirochaeta bajacaliforniensis DSM 16054, one genomic interval encodes:
- a CDS encoding HU family DNA-binding protein: protein METGNKLTKAEIIERIYEKHEVNRSDIHDVIDALFEELKDALQEDRVVELRGFGTFEIRTRKGRDRARNPKTGEIVPVNTHGVAVFRPGKELKQIAWPLRGENGGSGDE from the coding sequence ATGGAAACCGGTAACAAACTGACAAAAGCAGAAATTATTGAACGCATTTACGAAAAACATGAGGTTAATCGGTCTGATATTCATGATGTGATCGATGCGCTTTTTGAAGAGTTGAAAGATGCACTTCAGGAGGATCGTGTCGTTGAGCTGAGGGGCTTTGGTACCTTCGAGATCAGAACCAGAAAAGGACGGGACCGTGCTCGCAATCCAAAGACTGGCGAGATCGTGCCGGTCAATACCCATGGTGTTGCTGTATTTCGACCAGGAAAGGAACTGAAGCAAATCGCCTGGCCCTTACGGGGAGAAAACGGCGGCTCCGGGGACGAGTAG